The following are encoded together in the Microterricola viridarii genome:
- a CDS encoding ATP-binding protein, with amino-acid sequence MSGAADHGQFVTLLTPDGRVQLGQVDAVSAGPDATVTGEGALIGLVGDSGLDPLGTFPFGSAQIFMADPSMIDLVYASADATLNVGSILGADNVSARLIPKRFNRHTFWCGQSGSGKTYALGVLIEQLLIRTRLPMVIFDPNADFVRIGDLSTHGEAAESAEEAALLQSRDIRVLRPDGTDGADPLLVRFTELSMPSKAAVLRLDPLTDRAEYNELLHFERTIGSRTPEDIIPKLLQSESAAARALAARIENLRLIDWELWAGDRVSVTDVIRERPDATVLDLGGFNHPDEYLVVALSVLDELWERREERKPILIVIDEAHNLCSPEHNEPLDVAVRERITQIAAEGRKFGLWLLLSTQRPSKVASGILSQCDNVAVMRMSSPADLGELAVRFGFVPADMLARTTGFRQGEAFFAGGFVPAPTLATMRTRLTVEGGADVRVPLRADGARP; translated from the coding sequence GTGAGTGGGGCTGCCGACCACGGTCAGTTCGTCACTCTGCTGACCCCGGACGGCCGTGTGCAACTCGGCCAGGTCGACGCGGTCTCGGCCGGACCCGACGCTACCGTCACCGGCGAGGGCGCACTGATCGGCCTGGTCGGCGATTCCGGGCTCGACCCGCTCGGCACCTTCCCGTTCGGCTCGGCCCAGATCTTCATGGCAGACCCGTCGATGATCGACCTGGTCTACGCCTCCGCCGACGCGACGCTGAACGTCGGGTCCATCCTCGGCGCCGACAACGTCTCGGCGCGGCTCATCCCGAAGCGCTTCAACCGGCACACCTTCTGGTGCGGGCAGAGCGGATCCGGCAAGACCTATGCCCTCGGCGTGCTCATTGAACAACTGCTCATCCGCACTCGGCTGCCGATGGTGATCTTCGACCCCAACGCCGACTTCGTGCGCATCGGCGACCTCAGCACCCACGGTGAGGCGGCCGAGTCCGCTGAGGAGGCCGCACTTCTGCAGAGCCGCGACATCCGCGTGCTGCGGCCGGACGGCACCGACGGCGCAGATCCGCTCCTCGTGCGCTTCACCGAGCTGTCGATGCCGTCCAAGGCGGCCGTGCTGCGCCTGGACCCACTCACCGACCGGGCCGAGTACAACGAGCTGTTGCACTTCGAGCGCACCATCGGCAGCCGCACCCCAGAGGACATCATCCCCAAACTGCTGCAGAGTGAGAGCGCGGCCGCCCGCGCGCTGGCGGCGCGGATCGAGAACCTCCGGCTGATCGACTGGGAGCTGTGGGCGGGCGACCGCGTGTCGGTGACGGACGTCATCCGGGAGCGGCCGGATGCGACGGTGCTGGACCTCGGCGGATTCAACCATCCCGACGAATACCTCGTCGTCGCCCTCTCCGTGCTCGATGAGCTCTGGGAGCGGCGCGAGGAGCGCAAGCCCATCCTGATCGTCATCGACGAAGCGCACAATCTGTGCTCGCCTGAGCACAACGAGCCGCTCGACGTGGCGGTGCGGGAACGCATCACCCAAATCGCCGCCGAGGGGCGCAAGTTCGGGCTCTGGCTGCTGCTGTCGACGCAACGCCCGTCCAAGGTCGCCTCCGGCATCCTCTCCCAGTGCGACAACGTTGCTGTGATGCGGATGAGCTCGCCGGCCGACCTCGGCGAGCTTGCGGTGCGGTTCGGTTTCGTGCCGGCGGACATGCTGGCCAGGACGACCGGGTTCAGGCAGGGCGAGGCCTTCTTCGCGGGCGGCTTCGTGCCCGCCCCGACGCTCGCCACGATGCGCACTCGGCTCACCGTCGAGGGCGGGGCCGACGTAAGGGTGCCGCTGCGGGCCGACGGCGCACGCCCGTGA
- a CDS encoding D-alanine--D-alanine ligase family protein, whose product MTHKLTVALLFGGRSSEHSISCATAGGVLSAIDRERFTVIPIGMTADGAFTLQPDDAALFRLNPDAMPHVVDNGTRVRWPESTASRELMVTDADGTSRSLGTVDVVFPILHGPFGEDGTVQGLLELAGLPYVGSGVLASALGMDKHFTKTVLRQAGIAVAPWQTVTARRWASDVAGVEAAVAELGLPVFVKPARAGSSVGVSKVSSLDQLADAMTVALAEDDKVLIEATIIGREVEIGVLGGRPGEAPRASVAGEVVVTGRDFYDFDAKYMGADGIELVCPAVLSDAELAEMRELAVRTFEAIGCEGLARVDFFLTADGFVVNEINTMPGFTPISMFPTCWQKSGLSYPALIDELIAVALAK is encoded by the coding sequence ATGACGCACAAGCTCACGGTAGCGCTGCTGTTTGGGGGTCGGTCAAGCGAGCATTCGATCAGCTGCGCCACGGCGGGCGGGGTCCTCTCGGCGATTGACCGCGAACGCTTCACCGTCATCCCGATCGGGATGACGGCCGACGGCGCCTTCACGCTGCAGCCGGATGACGCTGCCTTGTTCCGGCTGAACCCTGACGCCATGCCGCACGTCGTCGACAACGGCACGCGCGTGCGCTGGCCGGAGAGCACGGCCTCGCGCGAGCTGATGGTCACGGATGCCGACGGCACCAGCCGTTCGCTCGGCACCGTCGACGTCGTCTTCCCGATCCTGCACGGCCCGTTCGGCGAGGACGGCACCGTGCAGGGTCTGCTCGAGCTGGCCGGTCTGCCCTACGTCGGCTCCGGCGTGCTCGCCAGCGCCCTCGGCATGGACAAGCACTTCACCAAGACCGTGCTGCGCCAGGCCGGCATCGCCGTCGCGCCGTGGCAGACCGTCACCGCGCGCCGCTGGGCGAGCGACGTGGCCGGTGTCGAGGCCGCGGTCGCCGAGCTCGGCCTGCCCGTCTTCGTCAAGCCTGCCCGTGCCGGCTCCAGCGTCGGCGTCAGCAAGGTGTCCTCGCTGGACCAGCTCGCGGATGCCATGACTGTCGCCCTCGCCGAGGACGACAAGGTGCTCATCGAGGCGACGATCATCGGCCGCGAGGTCGAGATCGGTGTTCTGGGTGGTCGTCCGGGGGAGGCACCGCGGGCATCCGTCGCCGGCGAGGTCGTCGTGACCGGCCGCGACTTCTACGATTTCGACGCCAAGTACATGGGCGCAGACGGCATCGAGCTGGTCTGCCCGGCTGTGCTCAGCGACGCCGAGCTGGCCGAGATGCGCGAGCTCGCCGTGCGCACCTTCGAGGCGATCGGCTGCGAGGGTCTGGCCCGCGTTGACTTCTTCTTGACCGCCGACGGCTTCGTCGTCAACGAGATCAACACAATGCCCGGTTTCACACCGATCTCGATGTTCCCCACCTGCTGGCAGAAATCCGGGCTCAGCTACCCGGCCCTGATCGACGAGCTGATCGCGGTGGCCCTGGCGAAGTAG
- a CDS encoding GIY-YIG nuclease family protein → MLHNVNRHPSAPFADAHDGYMPYMYMLRCADGTLYAGSTWGLDGRLVQHQSGSGAKYTARRLPVRLVYYEEFDSIAAAFAREHTVQGWLRRRKDALIAGGPGMRVREDGVHEPARWAAET, encoded by the coding sequence GTGCTCCACAACGTGAACCGGCATCCGTCGGCACCGTTCGCCGACGCACACGATGGCTACATGCCCTACATGTACATGCTCCGATGTGCCGACGGCACCCTATACGCCGGGAGCACCTGGGGCCTCGATGGCCGCCTGGTGCAGCATCAGTCCGGTTCCGGCGCCAAGTACACGGCGCGGCGGTTACCGGTGCGCCTCGTCTACTACGAGGAGTTCGACAGCATCGCGGCCGCGTTCGCACGTGAACACACGGTGCAGGGCTGGCTGCGCCGTCGGAAGGACGCGCTGATCGCGGGCGGCCCGGGCATGCGCGTGCGAGAGGACGGCGTGCACGAGCCGGCTCGTTGGGCCGCTGAGACCTAG
- the thiL gene encoding thiamine-phosphate kinase, translating into MTRAESDHSGAPAGTDDPTLAELSEIAVLQRLFPRLPDADAALLGPGDDSAVVAAPDGRFVVTTDMMIQGPDFRLAWSRPQDLGWKAAATNLSDVAAMGARPTALVVAIAAPQQLPVSVLEGIADGLREACAALAPGCGVVGGDLSVSDTLTLAVTAFGDLEGRAPVLRSGARPGDVVAVAEGGNTLGQAGRGLALLFARGVDAAGTPDVAAADALRTEHPALLEAQLRPSPPILAGAAAAASGATAMLDVSDGLALDATRIARASGVLIDFDAAALGGHPESALGGGEDHSLLACFPADTALPTGFRPIGRVLALPAGEPAGITVDGAPHVPGGWDPYRGWDGHAG; encoded by the coding sequence ATGACCCGCGCTGAATCCGACCACTCTGGCGCCCCCGCCGGAACCGATGACCCGACACTGGCAGAGCTCAGTGAGATCGCGGTGCTGCAGCGTCTCTTCCCGCGGTTACCCGACGCGGATGCCGCCCTCCTCGGCCCCGGCGATGACTCCGCCGTCGTTGCCGCGCCGGACGGCCGGTTCGTCGTCACCACCGACATGATGATCCAGGGCCCAGACTTCCGTCTGGCCTGGTCGCGCCCGCAGGACCTCGGTTGGAAGGCCGCGGCCACCAACCTCTCCGACGTCGCGGCGATGGGCGCCCGACCGACCGCCCTCGTCGTCGCGATCGCCGCCCCTCAGCAGCTGCCGGTCAGCGTGCTCGAGGGCATCGCAGACGGGCTGCGCGAGGCGTGCGCCGCCCTCGCCCCCGGCTGCGGCGTCGTCGGCGGCGATCTCTCGGTCTCAGACACCCTGACGCTGGCTGTGACCGCGTTCGGCGACCTCGAGGGGCGAGCCCCCGTGTTGCGCTCCGGCGCGCGGCCGGGCGATGTGGTCGCCGTCGCCGAGGGCGGCAACACGCTCGGCCAGGCGGGCCGCGGGCTGGCCCTGCTGTTCGCGCGCGGCGTCGATGCCGCCGGGACCCCGGATGTCGCTGCCGCCGACGCGCTGCGCACCGAGCACCCGGCCCTACTCGAGGCCCAGCTGCGGCCCTCGCCGCCCATTCTGGCCGGGGCGGCTGCCGCGGCATCCGGGGCCACCGCCATGCTGGACGTCTCGGACGGCCTCGCCCTGGACGCGACGCGCATCGCCCGGGCCAGTGGGGTGCTCATCGATTTCGACGCCGCCGCGCTCGGCGGCCACCCGGAGAGCGCGCTCGGCGGCGGAGAGGACCACTCGCTGCTCGCTTGCTTCCCGGCCGACACGGCTCTTCCCACCGGGTTTCGGCCGATCGGGCGCGTCCTCGCCCTGCCAGCGGGGGAGCCGGCCGGCATCACGGTCGACGGCGCACCCCATGTGCCGGGCGGCTGGGACCCGTACCGCGGCTGGGACGGCCACGCGGGATGA
- a CDS encoding DUF3515 family protein gives MLSRTLTRPLAAIGSALLITATLAGCASAVALEPAADATNPGCAEIVVRLPDALGEQKLRETNAQGTGAWGDPATILLRCGVEVPGPTTDQCVEVGGVDWIVDESNKPIFRFVTYGRTPATEVIVDYNKASASALIDLVGAISTIPAENACVDVSDVLPAG, from the coding sequence ATGCTCTCCCGTACCCTGACCCGCCCGCTGGCCGCCATCGGCTCGGCCCTGCTCATCACCGCGACTCTGGCCGGCTGTGCTTCCGCAGTCGCGCTGGAACCGGCCGCCGACGCCACGAACCCGGGCTGCGCCGAGATCGTCGTGCGCCTGCCCGACGCCCTCGGCGAGCAGAAGCTGCGCGAGACGAACGCGCAGGGCACCGGCGCATGGGGCGACCCGGCCACGATCCTGCTGCGCTGCGGCGTCGAGGTGCCGGGGCCGACCACCGACCAGTGCGTCGAGGTCGGCGGCGTCGACTGGATCGTCGACGAGAGCAACAAGCCGATCTTCCGCTTCGTGACGTACGGGCGCACGCCGGCCACCGAGGTCATCGTCGACTACAACAAGGCCTCCGCCAGCGCCCTGATCGACCTTGTCGGCGCGATCTCGACGATCCCCGCCGAGAACGCCTGCGTCGACGTCAGCGACGTGCTCCCCGCCGGGTAA
- the rsmD gene encoding 16S rRNA (guanine(966)-N(2))-methyltransferase RsmD — MTRIVSGFAGSLTLKVPKQGTRPTSDRVREAIFSALEARDAIAGLRVLDLYAGSGSLGLEAASRGARVVTLVEKNPQAAALCRANATAVTRAAPGRSAPQITVSGQSVQSFLDGTNAGFDLVFIDPPYELGEAELAQNLAALAPKLHELAVVMVERSSRSPEPLWPAGLELDRRKDYGDTTLWWAAPGADDSAEPTGH, encoded by the coding sequence ATGACACGAATCGTTTCCGGCTTCGCCGGCTCGCTCACCCTGAAGGTTCCCAAACAGGGCACCCGTCCGACCAGCGACCGGGTCCGTGAGGCCATTTTCTCGGCGTTGGAGGCCCGCGATGCGATCGCCGGCCTGCGGGTGCTCGACCTGTACGCCGGCTCCGGCTCCCTCGGTCTGGAGGCGGCAAGCCGCGGCGCCCGCGTCGTCACGCTGGTCGAGAAGAACCCTCAGGCGGCCGCGCTCTGCCGGGCGAACGCCACCGCCGTCACGCGTGCAGCACCCGGCCGCTCAGCGCCGCAGATCACCGTCTCGGGCCAGAGCGTGCAGTCCTTCCTCGACGGCACGAATGCCGGTTTCGATCTCGTCTTCATAGACCCGCCGTACGAGCTCGGCGAGGCCGAGCTGGCGCAGAACCTGGCCGCGCTCGCGCCCAAGCTGCACGAGCTTGCCGTCGTCATGGTGGAACGCAGCTCCCGCTCGCCGGAGCCGCTCTGGCCGGCCGGGCTCGAGCTCGACCGCCGCAAGGACTACGGCGACACGACACTGTGGTGGGCTGCACCCGGCGCAGACGACTCCGCGGAGCCGACCGGGCACTGA
- a CDS encoding tetratricopeptide repeat protein — MSDLNSSPKTIDQTVLDQLWNFSDPQLSVERFRMASDDLEYSEEARAELATQLARALGLTGEYDDGDAVLNAIQSDSPIVAARIALERGRLRVAEGVPEEAVPLFTKAARDAVAGGVTFLALDAVHMLALTDAGQEEQWAADGLELVASAGQARTQRWGVALHNNLAWYLHDNGRAEEALPHFERALDFATSVGTAEQRFLARWAIARCLRTLGRTEEALQLQRALAAQRPDDRYVAAEIAALVAGSEEAPETVSEAAQEDVSEDAQEGVPEEAPEEASGDVSQAMTDVEPDEVSDDATESESTNATEIESETETETETEATSESVSGEEPAPEPEPGSGDAPKTVSEAKSTIEE; from the coding sequence GTGTCAGATCTCAACTCGTCACCGAAGACCATTGACCAGACGGTGCTCGACCAGCTGTGGAATTTCTCAGATCCGCAGTTGTCCGTCGAGAGATTCCGCATGGCCAGCGACGACCTGGAATACAGCGAGGAAGCCAGAGCGGAGCTCGCGACGCAGCTTGCCCGGGCCCTGGGCCTCACCGGTGAATATGACGACGGCGATGCCGTGCTGAACGCCATCCAGAGCGACAGCCCGATCGTTGCCGCCCGCATCGCACTGGAGCGCGGCCGATTGCGTGTGGCGGAGGGCGTGCCGGAAGAGGCGGTGCCCCTGTTCACGAAGGCCGCCCGCGACGCGGTCGCCGGTGGCGTCACCTTCCTCGCGCTGGACGCCGTGCACATGTTGGCGCTGACGGATGCCGGCCAAGAGGAGCAGTGGGCAGCCGACGGCCTCGAACTGGTGGCGTCGGCCGGCCAGGCGCGCACACAGCGCTGGGGCGTCGCCCTGCACAACAACCTGGCCTGGTACCTGCATGACAACGGGCGTGCGGAGGAGGCGTTGCCGCACTTCGAGCGTGCCTTGGACTTCGCCACAAGCGTCGGCACGGCAGAGCAGCGCTTCCTCGCCCGCTGGGCGATCGCGCGCTGCCTGCGCACCCTCGGGCGCACCGAGGAGGCGCTGCAGCTGCAGCGCGCACTGGCCGCCCAACGCCCGGACGACCGCTATGTCGCCGCGGAGATCGCCGCGCTGGTAGCCGGGTCAGAGGAGGCTCCGGAAACTGTGTCGGAGGCCGCGCAGGAAGACGTGTCGGAAGACGCCCAGGAGGGCGTGCCGGAGGAGGCGCCGGAGGAGGCATCGGGCGACGTTTCACAGGCGATGACCGACGTCGAGCCCGACGAGGTGTCGGACGACGCGACCGAGTCCGAGTCCACGAACGCGACCGAGATTGAATCCGAGACCGAGACCGAGACGGAGACCGAAGCGACCTCCGAGTCCGTGTCAGGCGAAGAGCCTGCGCCCGAGCCGGAACCGGGATCCGGGGACGCTCCGAAGACCGTGTCGGAGGCGAAGTCTACGATCGAAGAATGA
- a CDS encoding ATP-dependent DNA helicase RecG — MIEQPASALSRQTAAEPPAVPGAPSAHDQPELPAAQIAPGEATLDDRIANVLGGRTASALYKSFGMLTMADLLAHYPRRYAKRGELTALSELPLGENVTIIGQVIEARERTMKTKRGSIVEIVISDGRAHVWLTFFNQRWRLNMLQPGVRGIFSGKISDYKGKRQLAHPQFEPFEEPADSEKDSASLAAEEQARRWAEAPIPIYPATNQVTSAQLTKIMRIALDALTLSEDPLPASLRREKSLLSQHQALWQIHRPDSEGDSIAARRTLRFTEAYVLQVALLQQRARSRAEPATPRVPKPGGLLERFDAALPFTLTGDQNLVGAEIATDLAASAPMHRLVQGEVGSGKTIVALRAMLAVADSGGQSALLAPTEVLASQHLRSIVRALGPELAAELVPTLLTGQQPVADRRKGTLRAVSGQARIVVGTHALISGSVEFYDLGLVVIDEQHRFGVDQREALRLKGRQPHVLVLTATPIPRTVAMTVFGDLDVSVIAELPAGRPGIESFAVPLATKPGWEGQIWRRLGDELALGRQGFVVCPAIGPKELEIGGALEAGEEAEIDPDLAAEPAPARPQMANVQAVLERLRTLPQLAGRRIEALHGRMTGDEKETAMLAFAAGEIDVLVATTVIEVGVDVPNASMMVVLDADRFGVSQLHQLRGRVGRGGVPGICLLVTTAAPESTGWQRVDAVAGTLDGFELAQIDLELRREGNVLGGTQSGGRSALRLLRVARDGEVILEARRAAEGLVEADPELQQLPALAAAVRRRLDESSRDFLSKN; from the coding sequence ATGATCGAGCAGCCAGCTTCCGCGCTCAGCAGGCAGACGGCGGCGGAGCCTCCAGCGGTTCCGGGTGCGCCCTCAGCGCACGACCAGCCCGAGCTGCCCGCCGCACAGATCGCGCCTGGCGAGGCGACCCTCGATGACAGGATCGCCAATGTGCTCGGCGGGCGCACGGCATCCGCCCTCTACAAGTCATTCGGCATGCTCACCATGGCCGATCTGCTCGCGCACTACCCGCGCCGTTATGCCAAGCGCGGCGAGCTGACGGCGCTCTCCGAGCTTCCCCTCGGCGAGAACGTGACCATCATCGGCCAGGTGATCGAGGCGCGCGAGCGCACCATGAAGACCAAGCGCGGCTCCATCGTCGAGATCGTGATCAGCGACGGCCGTGCGCACGTCTGGCTGACCTTCTTCAACCAGCGCTGGCGGCTGAACATGCTGCAGCCCGGCGTGCGCGGCATCTTCTCCGGCAAGATCAGCGACTACAAGGGCAAGCGTCAACTGGCGCACCCGCAGTTCGAGCCCTTCGAAGAGCCCGCCGATTCCGAGAAGGATTCCGCCAGCCTCGCCGCCGAGGAGCAAGCCCGGCGCTGGGCCGAGGCGCCGATCCCGATTTACCCCGCCACCAATCAGGTGACGAGTGCGCAACTCACCAAGATCATGCGCATCGCCCTCGACGCACTGACACTGTCTGAAGACCCGCTTCCGGCGTCGCTGCGGCGCGAGAAGTCGCTGCTCAGCCAGCACCAGGCGCTCTGGCAGATCCACCGGCCCGATTCAGAGGGCGATTCCATCGCCGCGCGCCGTACCCTGCGTTTCACAGAGGCCTACGTGTTGCAGGTGGCACTGCTGCAGCAGCGGGCCCGCTCGCGAGCCGAGCCGGCGACCCCTCGCGTGCCCAAACCCGGCGGGCTGCTTGAGCGCTTCGACGCCGCGCTGCCGTTCACCTTGACCGGAGACCAAAATCTCGTCGGTGCCGAGATCGCCACCGATCTGGCCGCCAGCGCGCCCATGCACCGACTCGTGCAGGGTGAGGTGGGCTCGGGCAAGACGATCGTCGCGCTGCGCGCCATGCTGGCCGTTGCCGATTCCGGCGGTCAGTCGGCACTTCTGGCGCCGACCGAGGTGCTGGCCTCCCAGCACCTGCGCTCGATCGTGCGCGCCCTCGGCCCTGAGCTGGCTGCCGAGCTCGTTCCGACGCTGCTGACCGGCCAGCAGCCGGTCGCCGACCGCCGCAAGGGCACGCTGCGCGCCGTCTCTGGGCAGGCGCGCATCGTCGTGGGCACGCATGCGCTGATCAGCGGCTCCGTCGAGTTCTATGACCTCGGGCTCGTCGTGATCGACGAGCAGCACCGCTTCGGCGTCGACCAGCGCGAGGCGTTGAGGCTGAAGGGCCGCCAACCGCACGTGCTCGTGCTCACCGCCACTCCGATCCCGCGCACCGTTGCCATGACGGTGTTCGGCGACCTCGACGTCAGCGTGATCGCCGAGCTACCGGCGGGTCGCCCCGGCATCGAGAGCTTCGCGGTCCCGCTGGCGACGAAACCGGGCTGGGAGGGCCAGATCTGGCGGCGGCTCGGAGACGAACTGGCGCTCGGCCGCCAGGGATTCGTGGTGTGCCCGGCGATCGGGCCGAAGGAGCTCGAGATCGGTGGGGCGCTGGAAGCCGGCGAGGAGGCAGAGATCGACCCCGATCTCGCCGCGGAACCGGCACCTGCCCGCCCGCAGATGGCCAATGTGCAGGCCGTGCTCGAGCGCCTCCGCACGCTGCCACAGCTGGCCGGGCGGCGCATCGAGGCGCTGCACGGTCGCATGACGGGCGACGAGAAAGAGACGGCGATGCTGGCCTTCGCAGCCGGCGAGATCGATGTGCTCGTGGCCACAACCGTCATTGAGGTCGGTGTCGACGTGCCGAACGCATCGATGATGGTGGTGCTGGATGCCGACCGCTTCGGTGTCTCACAGCTGCACCAACTGCGCGGCCGCGTCGGCCGAGGCGGTGTGCCGGGAATCTGCCTGCTCGTGACAACCGCCGCCCCGGAGAGCACCGGCTGGCAGCGGGTGGACGCCGTCGCGGGCACCCTGGACGGCTTCGAACTCGCCCAGATCGACCTCGAGCTGCGCCGGGAGGGCAACGTGCTGGGAGGAACACAGTCCGGTGGGCGCTCGGCCCTGCGCCTGCTGCGCGTGGCACGGGACGGCGAGGTGATTCTCGAGGCGCGCCGGGCCGCAGAGGGCCTCGTGGAGGCCGACCCGGAGCTCCAGCAGCTTCCAGCGCTGGCCGCCGCCGTGCGCCGCCGATTGGACGAATCCAGCCGGGACTTCTTGAGTAAAAACTGA
- the coaD gene encoding pantetheine-phosphate adenylyltransferase, giving the protein MRRIAVVPGSFDPVTLGHLDVIERAAGLYDELHVLVVHNPDKSALLPIAQRVSLIEQAIAESFAARNVVVASWTVGLLVDYCTEVGASVLVKGIRSQIDVAYETPMAIVNRHLAGVETVFLLPNPAHGHVSSSLVRQVSALGGDVSPYVPPAVADFLQGSMV; this is encoded by the coding sequence ATGCGCAGGATCGCCGTCGTCCCTGGTTCCTTTGACCCCGTCACCCTCGGTCATCTCGATGTCATCGAGCGGGCGGCCGGGCTCTACGACGAGCTCCACGTGCTCGTCGTGCACAACCCGGACAAGTCCGCGCTGCTGCCTATCGCGCAGCGGGTCTCACTGATCGAGCAGGCCATCGCCGAATCGTTCGCCGCACGCAACGTCGTCGTCGCCTCCTGGACCGTCGGCCTGCTGGTCGATTACTGCACCGAGGTCGGTGCCTCCGTGCTGGTCAAGGGCATCCGCTCGCAGATCGACGTGGCCTACGAGACGCCGATGGCGATCGTCAACCGCCACCTGGCCGGCGTCGAGACCGTGTTCCTGTTGCCGAACCCCGCACACGGCCACGTGTCCAGCTCGCTGGTGCGCCAGGTGTCGGCTCTGGGCGGCGATGTCTCGCCCTACGTGCCGCCCGCGGTCGCAGACTTCCTGCAGGGGAGCATGGTGTGA
- a CDS encoding AAA family ATPase, whose protein sequence is MPLGELASRAAQIMANVESVIDGKHIAVRTALTVLLAQGHLLIEDVPGVGKTMLAKALAASVDCSVSRIQFTPDLLPSDVTGVSIFNQAERRFEFKPGAVFANIVIGDEINRASPKTQSALLECMEENQVTVDGTTYPLASPFTVVATQNPIEMEGTYALPEAQRDRFMARISMGYPDMESELAMLDARDTSSPLSRIGAVVSGEELQAMMRAARGVYASPGIKEYAVSIARATRDDRDLRLGASPRATLQLVRAAKAHAALQGREFVLPDDIDEIVVSVLGHRLVPTSRALGHHHQDSAPLIDEVVRRIVAATPIPLGSTQRS, encoded by the coding sequence ATGCCACTGGGCGAGCTCGCATCCCGTGCGGCCCAGATCATGGCCAACGTCGAATCCGTCATCGACGGCAAGCACATTGCAGTGCGCACGGCGTTGACCGTGCTGCTGGCGCAGGGCCACCTGCTCATCGAGGACGTGCCCGGCGTGGGCAAGACGATGCTGGCCAAGGCGCTCGCCGCCTCCGTCGACTGTTCGGTGAGTCGCATCCAGTTCACCCCCGACCTGCTGCCAAGCGACGTCACGGGTGTCTCCATCTTCAACCAGGCCGAGCGGCGCTTCGAGTTCAAGCCCGGAGCCGTGTTCGCCAACATCGTCATCGGCGACGAGATCAACCGGGCCAGCCCGAAGACGCAGTCGGCGCTGCTGGAGTGCATGGAGGAGAACCAGGTGACGGTGGATGGCACCACCTACCCTCTGGCCAGCCCGTTCACCGTCGTCGCCACGCAGAACCCGATCGAGATGGAAGGCACCTACGCGCTGCCGGAAGCCCAGCGGGACCGGTTCATGGCCCGCATCTCAATGGGGTACCCGGACATGGAGAGCGAGCTGGCCATGCTCGACGCCCGAGACACCTCCAGCCCGCTCAGCCGCATCGGCGCCGTGGTGAGCGGCGAGGAGCTGCAGGCCATGATGCGCGCGGCCCGTGGCGTGTACGCCTCGCCCGGCATCAAGGAGTACGCGGTGAGCATCGCCAGGGCGACCAGGGACGACCGGGACCTGCGTCTCGGCGCGAGCCCGCGGGCCACGCTGCAGCTGGTGCGGGCCGCCAAGGCTCACGCCGCCCTGCAGGGGCGCGAGTTCGTGTTGCCGGACGACATCGACGAGATCGTGGTGTCGGTGCTGGGCCACCGCCTGGTGCCGACCAGCCGGGCACTCGGGCACCACCACCAAGACAGTGCACCCCTGATCGACGAGGTGGTCAGGCGGATCGTCGCGGCCACGCCCATTCCCCTCGGCTCGACGCAGCGCAGCTAA
- a CDS encoding potassium channel family protein, with translation MNAERPLSASALHREEVRGRWERATRWPLIVLSIGFLVAYSLVTIRPSWTRDEQVIIVAVMAAAWLAFIVDPIVRLLLTAPRRRSAYVRAYKVEFWAAVLPILRPFSLLRHLDSTPGFIGNGGNALRSRVIAVAAAYAAMYVYVIAITVLQVERNAPGATIMTFGEAIWWAFVTIATVGYGDYVPVTSFGRVLAVMLMAGGVVIIGTASALIVSYLSERITTHGAGAAAAQAKPEAPPSKDDEG, from the coding sequence ATGAACGCCGAGCGACCACTGTCGGCATCCGCGCTGCACCGCGAGGAGGTGCGGGGCCGCTGGGAGCGGGCGACGCGCTGGCCGCTGATCGTGCTCTCGATCGGCTTCCTCGTGGCCTACAGCCTGGTGACGATCCGGCCGAGCTGGACCAGGGACGAGCAGGTCATCATCGTCGCCGTCATGGCGGCGGCGTGGCTGGCGTTCATCGTCGACCCGATCGTGCGGCTGCTGCTGACCGCCCCCCGCCGGCGCTCGGCCTACGTCCGCGCCTACAAGGTCGAATTCTGGGCGGCCGTTCTGCCGATCCTGCGGCCGTTCTCGCTTCTGCGGCACCTGGACTCGACCCCCGGCTTCATCGGCAATGGCGGCAACGCGCTGCGCTCCCGAGTCATCGCCGTGGCCGCCGCCTACGCCGCCATGTACGTGTACGTCATAGCCATCACTGTGCTGCAGGTGGAACGGAATGCGCCGGGCGCAACGATTATGACTTTCGGGGAGGCGATCTGGTGGGCCTTCGTCACCATCGCAACAGTCGGCTACGGCGACTACGTTCCCGTGACGTCGTTCGGTCGCGTCCTGGCCGTGATGCTGATGGCCGGCGGTGTCGTGATCATCGGCACGGCCAGCGCGCTCATCGTCTCTTACCTGTCCGAGCGCATCACCACGCACGGAGCGGGGGCGGCTGCCGCTCAGGCAAAGCCAGAGGCGCCGCCGAGCAAGGACGACGAGGGCTAG